The following are encoded in a window of Polyodon spathula isolate WHYD16114869_AA chromosome 48, ASM1765450v1, whole genome shotgun sequence genomic DNA:
- the LOC121306476 gene encoding monocarboxylate transporter 13-like translates to MAVPRYSSPPDGGWGWVIVFSLFLESALVFGLIRSFGVFFVEFVEYFEEPAVAVSWITSIGVAVQQFASPLASALSSAWGARSVVMVGGVLASLGMILGSLASSLTHLYLSIGLISGLGWALVFTPSVAMVTRYFHQRRTLAMGVGVASFAFSPLFQFLVDHYAWRGALLILGGLTLNLVVCGALLQPLRLLQDQSITTSPQNSSSSSSSPLLSRLWSLFDLSLLKHWPFLTYTAAVTLFNAGYFIPYIHMVAHIQQKGFSEYQAALVMSLDRTHESGGRRGSQRLAGLTSWGSVPRSRPAHSPYASHSTDHPSTPLKILPIKNHIDVYWLWLQMIESVGGLLGSPLSGWLKDLTGDFTASFLVAGAFLLAGTLVLFALPRFFSCSGPQNQRSESESISNGTRPPSSSHPEPQNSTETQAALLTGPSETDLCRVGSEPQYYAG, encoded by the exons ATGGCGGTGCCACGGTACTCTTCCCCCCCGGACGGGGGCTGGGGCTGGGTCATCGTGTTCTCTCTCTTCCTGGAGTCAGCGCTGGTGTTCGGGCTGATCCGCTCCTTCGGCGTGTTCTTCGTGGAGTTCGTGGAATACTTCGAGGAGCCGGCCGTAGCTGTGTCCTGGATAACTTCCATCGGGGTCGCAGTGCAGCAGTTTGCAA gtCCGCTCGCGAGTGCGCTCAGCAGTGCGTGGGGGGCACGGTCGGTGGTAATGGTGGGTGGAGTCCTGGCCAGTTTGGGGATGATCCTGGGCTCTCTGGCCAGCAGCCTGACTCACCTGTACCTGTCCATCGGGCTCATCTCAG gtctggGCTGGGCGCTGGTCTTCACCCCCTCCGTTGCCATGGTAACGCGCTATTTCCACCAGCGACGCACTCTGGCCATGGGGGTGGGCGTGGCCTCCTTTGCCTTCTCGCCGCTCTTCCAGTTCCTGGTGGATCACTACGCCTGGCGGGGGGCCCTGCTCATCCTGGGGGGGCTGACCCTGAACCTCGTGGTGTGCGGGGCTCTGCTCCAACCCCTGAGGCTGCTGCAGGACCAGAGCATCACAACCAGCCCGCAG AactccagctcctcctcctcctccccgctCCTCTCCAGGCTGTGGTCCCTGTTCGACCTCTCCTTGCTCAAACACTGGCCCTTCCTTACCTACACAGCCGCTGTCACCCTCTTCAACGCCGGCTACTTTATCCCATACATCCACATGGTGGCCCATATCCAGCAGAAGGGCTTCTCCGAGTACCAGGCTGCCCTCGTCATGTCTCTTGACCGGACTCATGAGTCCGGTGGTCGACGGGGCAGTCAGAGATTGGCTGGCCTCACATCCTGGGGCTCTGTGCCCCGGAGCAGGCCGGCCCACAGTCCATACGCGTCCCACTCCACCGAC CACCCTTCCACCCCGTTAAAAATTTTACCAATTAAAAACCACATCGACGTCTACTGGCTCTGGCTGCAGATGATCGAGAGCGTGGGGGGGCTGTTGGGGTCCCCGCTGTcag GCTGGCTCAAGGACCTCACTGGGGATTTCACTGCCTCGTTCCTGGTCGCTGGGGCATTCCTCCTGGCCGGGACTCTGGTTCTGTTCGCTCTGCCCCGCTTCTTCTCCTGTTCGGGCCCTCAGAACCAACGCTCCGAGTCTGAATCGATATCCAACGGAACCAGGCCCCCTAGCAGCAGCCACCCAGAACCCCAGAACTCCACGGAGACCCAAGCAGCCCTGCTGACCGGACCGAGTGAGACTGACCTTTGCCGGGTTGGGTCAGAACCACAGTACTATGCAGGTTGA